The following are from one region of the Oncorhynchus nerka isolate Pitt River linkage group LG8, Oner_Uvic_2.0, whole genome shotgun sequence genome:
- the LOC115117677 gene encoding inhibitor of growth protein 2, with protein sequence MLGHNHYPNVEKSQLVSYVEDYLECVESLPLDIQRNVSLLREIDSKYQEVLKEVDDVYERYQGERDAAQRKRLQIQLQRALISSQELGDEKIHVVTQMTELVENRSRQMDSHSLCLQEPSEASERERVVTERRSGSVQEAAVSTPAERSSARRPRRQRNSESRDANHASGNGTAMDDPVDELPMQPREKRSKSAKKKKRKAKQERGTSPVEFTIDPNEPTYCLCEQVSYGEMIGCDNDACPIEWFHFSCVGLTYKPKGKWFCPKCRGDNEKTMDKSLDKNKKDRRSR encoded by the exons ATGTTAGGTCATAATCATTACCCAAACGTAGAAAAGTCGCAACTCGTCAGCTATGTGGAAGATTATTTGGAATGTGTTGAATCCCTGCCTTTGGATATACAAAGAAACGTCTCTCTGCTACGAGAAATTGACTCAAAGTATCAAG AGGTCCTGAAGGAGGTCGACGATGTCTACGAGCGCTACCAGGGCGAGCGGGACGCGGCACAGCGTAAGAGGCTTCAGATCCAGCTGCAGCGGGCCCTCATCAGCAGCCAGGAGCTGGGCGACGAGAAGATCCATGTGGTCACCCAGATGACTGAGCTGGTAGAGAACCGTTCCCGCCAGATGGACtcccactccctctgtctccaggAGCCCAGCGAGGCCAGCGAGCGGGAGCGGGTGGTCACCGAGCGGCGCTCCGGTTCCGTTCAGGAGGCGGCGGTGTCCACACCTGCGGAGCGCTCCTCCGCCCGCCGGCCGAGACGTCAGCGTAACAGCGAGAGCCGCGACGCCAACCACGCCTCAGGGAACGGAACAGCGATGGATGACCCGGTGGATGAACTGCCTATGCAGCCGCGGGAGAAGAGGTCAAAGTCTGCCAAGAAGAAGAAGCGCAAGGCCAAGCAGGAGCGAGGCACCTCGCCTGTGGAATTCACCATCGACCCCAACGAGCCCACCTACTGCCTGTGTGAGCAGGTGTCCTACGGCGAGATGATTGGCTGCGACAACGACGCGTGCCCCATCGAGTGGTTCCACTTCTCCTGCGTGGGGCTCACCTACAAGCCCAAGGGGAAGTGGTTCTGTCCCAAGTGCAGAGGGGACAACGAAAAGACTATGGACAAAAGCCTGGATAAGAACAAAAAGGACAGGAGGTCCAGGTAG